From the genome of Winogradskyella forsetii, one region includes:
- a CDS encoding DegT/DnrJ/EryC1/StrS family aminotransferase: MIPVTEPFLPPKLELYALLDEVYDRNWLTNSGPLVNLLESEIPKFLNYNGHFSYVNNGTIALQIAIKALELQGEIITTPFSYVATTSSIAWQGCKAVFVDIEKESCNIDPKKIEAAITPQTSAILATHVYGNPCDVEAIAEIAKKHSLKVIYDAAHCFGTTYKGKSIFEYGDVSTTSFHATKLFHTVEGGALFTNNKDLAHKINYMRNFGHNGQEEFWGIGINGKNSEFHAAMGIANLKHISNILKKRKAQWLYYRDQLGSHLNVLELIDEAGFNFAYFPIFFATEEELLAKKKVLDENHIYCRRYFFPSLNTLNYAINTDLCEIAEQRAKTVLTLPLYDKLSSANQLLIVKNLLS; encoded by the coding sequence ATGATACCTGTAACAGAACCCTTCTTACCACCAAAATTAGAGTTGTACGCCTTGTTAGATGAGGTCTATGATAGAAACTGGCTTACCAATAGTGGTCCATTAGTGAACTTGTTAGAATCTGAAATTCCAAAGTTTTTAAATTATAATGGTCATTTTAGTTATGTAAATAATGGCACCATAGCACTACAAATTGCTATTAAAGCTTTGGAACTTCAAGGAGAAATTATTACTACACCCTTTTCTTATGTCGCTACAACAAGCAGTATTGCCTGGCAAGGCTGTAAAGCAGTCTTTGTAGATATTGAAAAAGAATCTTGCAATATTGATCCTAAAAAGATTGAAGCCGCCATAACACCTCAAACCTCAGCTATTTTAGCGACCCATGTATATGGTAATCCTTGTGACGTAGAAGCCATTGCGGAAATTGCCAAAAAGCATAGTCTGAAGGTGATATATGATGCAGCACATTGTTTTGGAACGACCTATAAAGGAAAATCAATCTTTGAGTATGGTGATGTAAGTACCACGAGTTTTCATGCTACTAAATTATTCCATACTGTAGAAGGTGGCGCTTTATTTACCAATAATAAGGATTTAGCACATAAAATAAATTACATGCGTAATTTTGGTCATAATGGTCAAGAAGAGTTTTGGGGCATTGGTATAAATGGTAAAAATTCAGAGTTTCATGCCGCAATGGGAATAGCAAATCTTAAGCATATATCAAATATTCTAAAAAAACGCAAAGCGCAGTGGTTGTATTATAGGGATCAACTTGGAAGTCATCTCAACGTTTTAGAACTGATTGATGAGGCAGGTTTTAATTTCGCCTATTTTCCAATATTCTTTGCCACGGAAGAAGAATTATTAGCTAAGAAAAAAGTATTGGACGAGAATCATATTTACTGCAGACGTTATTTTTTTCCAAGTTTAAACACTTTAAATTATGCGATTAATACTGATTTATGCGAGATTGCAGAGCAAAGAGCAAAAACCGTATTAACCTTGCCACTTTACGATAAATTGAGCAGCGCAAATCAGCTCTTAATTGTTAAAAATCTTTTAAGTTGA
- a CDS encoding NeuD/PglB/VioB family sugar acetyltransferase, with protein MKSKNIVIFCAGPQTRVIIDILMDQPEYEIIGLIDSVIAIGDAFYGYKVIGRQNDIKRLSEKYNFEAGIVGLGDNYLREKVVLEILDQKKDFHFINAISKFSYISATSKIGVGNVIMPGVVVNSEASMSNHCVINTNSSLEHNCIMEDFSSLSAGVTTGGYFNLGKYSAIALGVTILDRTSIGENVVVGSGSLVVKDLESHGLYYGVPAKRIRDRKPFERFLK; from the coding sequence TTGAAATCAAAAAACATTGTCATATTCTGTGCAGGTCCTCAAACGAGGGTAATTATTGATATTTTAATGGATCAACCTGAATATGAAATTATAGGTTTAATCGACTCTGTCATTGCTATTGGAGATGCTTTTTATGGCTATAAAGTGATTGGTAGACAGAATGATATTAAACGATTATCAGAAAAATATAATTTTGAAGCAGGTATAGTAGGTTTAGGAGATAACTACCTAAGAGAGAAAGTAGTTCTCGAAATTTTAGACCAAAAAAAGGATTTCCATTTTATAAATGCTATTTCTAAGTTTTCCTATATCAGTGCGACTTCGAAAATCGGCGTTGGCAATGTTATTATGCCAGGTGTGGTTGTAAATTCAGAAGCGTCAATGTCTAATCATTGCGTGATCAATACCAACAGTTCATTGGAGCATAACTGCATTATGGAAGACTTTTCATCTCTGTCGGCCGGTGTAACTACTGGAGGGTATTTTAATTTAGGTAAATATTCTGCAATTGCATTAGGAGTCACCATATTAGATAGAACTAGCATAGGTGAAAATGTTGTGGTTGGTAGTGGTTCTCTCGTCGTAAAAGATTTAGAAAGTCATGGGCTTTACTATGGAGTACCTGCTAAAAGAATTAGAGATAGAAAACCATTTGAAAGATTTTTAAAGTAA
- a CDS encoding glycosyltransferase family 2 protein has translation MGVNVQSPMVSVCVITYNQESYIQQCLESILGQKTDFDVEIVIGEDCSSDKTATRIEKLAETNESINLLVNNTNLGVLPNFIRTLGACKGKYIAFCEGDDYWIDENKLQKQVDFLDEHPKYGGVSTNNRWFFENENTYKNSILNEGEISFETLSESNQINSQTILFKKELIKELDWMKTLKIGDWPLHLLVTSQQPYYRLPEITTVYRVHSGGVHSLLKEEIKLRNRLEVLIAVLEHVELTNERKELLNESIRNTLKKLISHRPGDINSIRQKYYDFGGTFLNTTLLKSYIK, from the coding sequence ATGGGTGTAAATGTTCAAAGTCCAATGGTTTCTGTATGTGTCATCACTTACAATCAGGAATCCTATATACAGCAATGTTTAGAAAGTATTCTAGGGCAAAAGACTGATTTTGATGTTGAAATTGTAATTGGGGAAGATTGTTCATCGGATAAAACTGCTACCAGAATTGAAAAATTAGCTGAGACAAATGAAAGTATAAATCTTTTAGTTAATAATACTAATCTTGGTGTCTTACCAAATTTTATTAGAACGTTAGGAGCCTGTAAAGGAAAATATATAGCGTTCTGCGAAGGGGATGATTACTGGATAGACGAAAACAAATTACAGAAGCAAGTAGATTTTTTGGATGAACATCCAAAATATGGAGGTGTTTCTACAAATAATCGCTGGTTTTTTGAAAATGAAAACACCTATAAAAACAGTATTTTGAATGAAGGTGAGATTTCTTTTGAAACCTTAAGTGAATCCAACCAAATAAACTCTCAAACCATTCTGTTTAAAAAAGAGCTAATCAAAGAACTTGATTGGATGAAAACGCTTAAAATAGGAGATTGGCCCTTACATTTATTGGTTACAAGTCAGCAACCTTATTATAGACTTCCAGAGATTACGACAGTTTATCGTGTACATTCAGGAGGTGTTCATTCTTTGTTAAAGGAAGAAATTAAATTGAGAAATAGATTAGAGGTTTTAATAGCGGTATTAGAACATGTTGAATTAACAAATGAACGTAAGGAACTGTTGAATGAGTCTATCAGAAATACTTTGAAAAAATTAATATCTCATCGACCAGGTGACATAAATTCAATACGACAAAAGTATTATGATTTCGGCGGTACGTTTCTAAATACTACACTACTTAAAAGTTATATCAAATGA